The Streptomyces sp. V3I7 genome segment CTTCGCGGTTCATTCGCTCAAGGACCTGCCGACTACGCAGCCGGAGGACCTGGTGCTGGCCGCCATCCCCGTGCGTGAGGACCCGCGTGACGTCATCGTCGCCCGGGACGCGCTGAAGTTCACCGACCTGCCCCGGGGCGCCCGCATCGGCACGGGTTCGCCGCGCCGCATGGCGCAGCTGAACGCGTACGCGCGCAGCCACGGGCTGGACATCGAGACGGTCCCGATCCGGGGCAACGTCGACACCCGCATCGGGTATGTCCGTGACGGGGTGCTGGACGCGGTCGTGCTGGCCGCGGCCGGCCTGAACCGCATCGGCCGCATCGACGAGGTGACCGACTTCCTGTCGGCCGACACGGTTCTGCCCGCCCCCGGCCAGGGGGCCCTGGCGATCGAGTGCGCCGCGGACAACGCGGACCTGATAGCCGCGCTCGGCGAACTCGACGACCCGCGCACGCGGGTCGCCGTCACCGCGGAGCGTTCCCTGCTCGCGGCCCTGGAGGCCGGTTGCAGCGCACCCGTGGGCGCGCTCGCCGATCTTCTGACCGACGGGCCGACCAATGTCAAGGAAATGCGCCTGCGCGGCGTCGTCGGCACGACCGACGGTTCCCGCCTGGTGCAGCTGTCCACCACCGGTCCCGTGCCCACCACGCACGAGGGGGCGGGGGCACTCGGTCGCGAACTCGCCGCCGAGATGCTCGCCCAGGGCGCGGCCGGTCTGATGGGGGAGCAAGCACAGTGAGCCCCACCACCCTTCCCGCCGGCCTCGAACACGGTCACGTCACCTTCCTCGGTGCCGGACCCGGGGATCCGGGACTGCTGACTCTGCGCGCCGTGGAGGCGCTGGGGCACGCGGACGTCCTCGTCGCCGAGCACGAGGTGCTCGACGTGGTCCGTGTCCACGCCAGGCAGGGCGTCGCCGTCGTACGGACGGACATGGACGCGTCCGCCGCCTCCTCGGACACCCGTCCAGGCGCGGGCACGCCCCAGCCTGCGGTGATCGACGGCGCGTCGACGACCGCTGAGGCCCCGGCTGTGCGGGATCCCTCACATCTTGTCATGGAGGCCGCGCGGGGCGGCAGGCGGGTCGTGCGTGCGGTGTCCGGGGACCCGGGCCTCGACGCCTGCGCCGCCGAGGAGATGCTGGCGTGCGCCGCCGCCGGGGTGCCCTTCGAGGTCGTCCCCGGCATCGCGACCGCCGTCGGCGTGCCCGCGTACGCCGGTATGCCGCTGCGGGACGCGAACGGCGCGGACGTGCGGTTCGTGGACGCCCGGACGGCCACGCCGCGGATCTGGACCGAGGTCGGCGCCTCGGACGGAACGGTCGTCGTCTCGACGTCGCTGGACTCCGTGGCCGCCGCTGCCGGTGAGCTGGTGGCCGCGGGCCGCAAGCCGGACACTCCGCTGGCGGTGACGGTCGCCGGTACGACGACGCGCCAGCGCACCTGGTCGGCGACGCTCGGCACGATCGCGCAGACGCTGAAGCAGGCGAAGGTGCTGCCGTCCCCGGACGGCGGCCGCCCGGTGATAGCCGTGGTCGGCGAGCGCTCCGCCGCTCCCCGGCGCGAGCAGCTGTCGTGGTTCGAGTCCAAGCCGCTCTTCGGCTGGCGGGTGCTGGTGCCGCGCACCAAGGAGCAGGCGGCCTCGCTGTCCGACCAGCTCCGCTCCTACGGCGCCGTGCCGCACGAGGTCCCGACGATCGCCGTCGAGCCGCCGCGCACGCCGCAGCAGATGGAGCGCGCGGTCAAGGGCCTGGTCACCGGCCGCTACGAATGGATCGCCTTCACCTCGGTCAACGCCGTCAAGGCGGTCCGGGAGAAGTTCGAGGAGTACGGCCTCGACGCGCGCGCCTTCGCGGGCATCAAGGTCGCCGCGGTGGGCGAGCAGACGGCGGCCGCGCTGATCGCCTTCGGTGTGAAGCCGGACCTGGTGCCGAGCGGGGAGCAGTCCGCCGCGGGCCTGCTGGACGACTGGCCGCCGTACGACCCGGTCTTCGACCCGATCGACCGCGTCTTCCTGCCGCGCGCCGACATCGCCACGGAGACCCTGGTCGCCGGGCTGATCGAGCTGGGCTGGGAGGTCGACGACGTCACGGCCTACCGGACCGTGCGCGCCTCGCCGCCGCCGGCGGAGACGCGTGAGGCGATCAAGGGCGGTGGCTTCGACGCGGTGCTGTTCACGTCGTCGTCCACGGTCCGGAACCTGGTCGGCATCGCGGGCAAGCCGCACAACGTGTCGGTGATCGCCTGCATCGGCCCGGCCACGGCCAAGACGGCCGAGGAGCACGGCCTGCGCGTCGACGTCATGGCCCCGGAGCCGTCGGTGCACAAGCTGGCGGAGGCGCTGGCCGAGTTCGGCATGAAGCGCCGTGCCACCGCACTGGAGAACGGCGACCCGGTGACCCGCCCGAGCGAGCGGCGGCCGGGGGCGCGGAGGCGGCGTACGACCTGACCGGCCGGGGGCGGGTGCTTGCGGGCACCCGCCCCCGACCCGTTTCACGGCGGTGCGCAGGTCCGACAAACCGTCGGCAAAGGTGCCCCCTGGCCGGGCGTAGCGTAGGGCTCATGACGAAGTACGGATCCTTCCCCGGTTCCCGTCCCCGGCGGCTGCGCACCACGCCCGCCATGCGTCGGATGGTCGCCGAGACGCGCCTGAACCCCGCCGACTTCATCCTCCCCGCGTTCATCCGCGAGGGCGTGAGCGAGCCCGTGCCGATCGGCGCGATGCCCGGCGTCGTGCAGCACACGCGGGACTCCCTGAAGAAGGCGGCCGCCGAGGCCGTCGCGGCGGGCGTCTCCGGGATCATGCTCTTCGGGGTGCCCGAGGAGTCGAAGAAGGACGCGTTGGGGACGCCGGGCACCGACCCGGACGGGATCCTCCAGGTCGCTTTGCGCGACGTACGCGCCGAGGTCGGCGACGAGCTGCTCGTCATGTCCGACCTGTGCCTCGACGAGGTGATCGACCACGGGCACTGCGGCGTCCTGGACGAGCAGGGCCGCGTCGACAACGACGCCACGCTGGAGCGGTACGCCGAGATGGCCCAGGTGCAGGCCGACGCGGGCGCGCACGTCGTCGGGCCCAGCGGCATGATGGACGGCCAGATCGGCGTCATCCGCGACGCGCTCGACCAGATCGGTCGCGAGGACGTCGCGATCCTCGCCTACACGGCCAAGTACTCGTCCGCCTTCTACGGCCCCTTCCGCGAGGCCGTGGCCTCCTCGCTGAAGGGCGACCGCAAGACCTACCAGCAGGACCCCGCCAACCTGCGTGAGTCGATGCGGGAGTTGGCGCTCGACCTGGAGGAGGGCGCCGACATGGTGATGGTCAAGCCGGCCGGTCCCTACCTCGACGTCCTCGCCCGCGTCGCCGACGCGGTGGACGTGCCCGTCGCGGCGTACCAGATCTCCGGCGAGTACTCGATGATCGAGGCCGCCGCCGAGAAGGGCTGGGTCGACCGGGACCGCGCGATCATGGAGACGCTCACCGGCATCAAGCGGGCCGGTGCGCGGAACATCCTCACGTACTGGGCCACCGAGGTCGCGCAGAAGCTGCGCTGAGGCCGCCGCGGGGTGGCGGCCGGGGCGGTCGGGACAGCCGGGACGATCGTGGTGTTGAAACACGGTCCGAAGTCGATCCGATACCGAACCGACTGCCAACCGTCACCCTCCGGCATGACAAGTTCGCGTCAGCTCCCTATATCTTTACGGCTGGCCCGGCCGGAAACCGGCGGGTCGAACGTCGATGGATCTCTGACCCTGGGGGGCACCCATGAGCTGGTTTCTCGAAGCGCTGAAGAAGTACGCGGTGTTCAGCGGGCGTGCGCGCCGCAAGGAATACTGGATGTTCACGCTGTTCGCGATCATCATCTACATCGCGCTGATCGTCATCGCCCGCGTGGCCGAGGCCCCGCTGCTCATGGTGCTCATCCTCGGTCTCTTCCTCCCGAGCCTGGCCGTCTCGGTGCGCCGACTCCACGACACGGGCCGCACCGGCTGGTGGATGCTCATCGGCTTCGTCCCGCTCGGTGGCATCGTGCTGCTGGTCTTCGACTGCCTCGACAGCGAGCCGGGCGACAACAAGTACGGCCCGAACCCGAAGGGCGCGGCGGCCTTCGGCTACGACGCGAACCCGAAGGCGCCCGGCGACCTCGCCTGATCAGTACGTCTTGCACGGCGAGGCCGCCCGAGCACTCCGCTCGGGCGGCCTCGCCGTTGTCGGCGTGCGGGACGGCCACCGTGGTCGACCGGCCCCGCCCAGCCGAGGGCGGCGGGGGCGTAGGGTCTGTCGTTTGGATCAGGCTGGCTGTGAGGTGCGGTGCTTCTCGACCGACCCGAGCGGGGTCTGGTGCGTGCAGCTGCAAGGCGGAGGAGGGCGTCAACGCGATGGGGGTCCCCCCGCGCGAGCGGAGCCGAGCGTGGGGGAGTTGGCAACCGACGACAACGCGGCAGATGTGCGTGCCAGGCCCCGCGACGCCGGGATGATCCAAACGACAGACCCTAGGTCGGGGGACCCGGGTACGAGGTCTCGCCCGGCGCCAACTCCCAGTGAGCGGGCCCTCCTTGCTCCTCGCCCACCTCGATCAGCCACCCGGGCGGGAGTTGGAGGCCAAGGCTTCGGCCACTCGGGTCGCAGGCCGGCCCGGGCAGCGGATTGGGGAGTGTCGCCATGCCCGCGACTGTGGGGGGAGGGGCTGACAATCGGCCGGGAGGCACCCGGCTGACCCTCACGGCAGGCTCTGCGAAATGCATCTGACGGTCTGTTAACCCACCTGGCCGGACGTGCCGGTGCCGGTCACGGGTCGTGGCTCTCCGCCGTGTTTCCATCGCGTCAGGAGGTACGCCGTACTGACGATCGACAGATGGAGCCCTGTTCCGATGACCGCGGACCATGCCCACGAGACCATCAACTGCCCGTTCGACTTCAGTGAAGCCCTGGAGTTCGACCCCGCACTCGCTGACCTGATGCGTCGTGACACCCCCGCACGCATCCGGCTGCCCTACGGCGACGCGGACGCGTGGCTGATCACCGGATTCGAGTCCGTGAAGCAGGTGACCACCGACCAGCGGTTCAGCCGGGCGGGCATCATCGGCCAGGACTACCCGCGTATGACGCCGGAGCCCATCGTCTCCCCTGAGTCGATCAACGTCATGGACCCGCCGCACAGCAGCCGGGTACGCCGGCTGGCCTCGCAGGCCTTCACCCAGCAGCGCGTCGACGACGGCATGCGGCAGCGCATCGCCGCGCCTCGCCGACGACCTGCTGGACCGCATGGAGGAACAGGGCCCGCCCGCCGACCTGGTCCAGCACCTGTCCGACACGCTGCCCCGGCACACGATCATGGACCTCCTCGGCATCGAGCGCGCCGAGTGGCCCCGCATGCAGCAGTCCGTGCAGCAGCTCCTCGTCGTCGACCCGGACAACAAGCAGGCCGCCGCCAGCGCCAAGGCCGACCTCATCGCCTACTTCACCAAGATCGTCGAACAGCGCCGCGACTCACCCGGCTGCGACCTGATCAGCGCGATGGCCGCGGCGCGGGAGGGCCAGGAGCAGCTCGACGACAAGGAACTCGCCGTCATGGCGCTGACGTTGACGCTCAGCGGCCAGGACACGGCGACCTGCCAGATCAGTGACATCGCCTACTTGCTGCTGACCCGCCCCCGGCTCATGCGGCACCTCAAGGACCGCCCCGAGGACCTGAACGACGTCCTGAACGAGATGCTCCGCGCCATCCCCTTCCGCAAGGGGGTCGGCATTCCCCGGGTGGCCCTGGAGGACGTGGAACTGGACGGCGCGCACATCCGCGCCGGCGACTTCGTCCACGTCTCGTACCTGACCGCCAACCGCGACCCCGAGACCTACGACGACCCCGACCTCATCGACCCCGAGCGCCCCAGCGCCCCGCACATGACCTTCGGCTGGGGCGGCCACCGCTGCATCGCGGTCCCGCTCGCCATGGCGGAACTCGAAGTCGCTATCGGTCACCTCGTACGACGGTTCCCCGAACTCCGGCTCGCGGTAAGGCCGGAGGAGATCCGCTGGGACACCGGGACGATCCGGCGCTTCCCGCTAGAACTCCCGGTCACCTGGTAGGAATCGGGCCCATGCCTCCGGCGAGAACTGGAGCGTGGGCCCGCTGTCCGCGGGGTTCTTGGAATCGCGGACGTGGATGGTACGGGGGGTGAGGGCGACCTCGACGCAGGCGCCGCCTTCGTCGCTGCTGTAACTCGACTTGAACCATTCAAGCGCGGGGCTCATTGCTCTCCAACCAGACGGTCGAGCAGGCGTCTGAGTCCTCGACGGTGAGGGCCTGGGTTCGCAGCATCGCATATTTGCGCGCCAGGATGGACACCTCGTCGGGGTCGGAGACCCATTGGCTGCCGCGCTGGGACTCGGTGTAGGCGAGGTGCTGGTGGTCGGGCGTCTCCAGCAGGATGAACGGCCCCGCGTTTCCCGCGTGGGACGGGCGCGCCAGCGGCAGGATCTGCAGGGCGAGCCAGGCGAGTTCGGCGCACTCGCGCAGATGGCGCAGCTGCTCCAGGTGGATCTCGCGCCCTCCGGTCGGCATCAGTAACGCCGGCTCCCAGACGACGAAGCTCAGCGTCGGCGGAGTCTTGCGGCGCAGGATCTCCTGGCGGCCGATGCGGGCGGCGACCCTCGCCTCCAGTCCGTCCGCGTCGTACGGCGGCACGCGACCGCCGAGCAGCGCGCGAGCGTACGCCGGGGTCTGGAGCAGACCCGGGACGACCAGGGCGTCGTACCAGGACAGGGCGATGGCCTCGCGTTCGTGCTGGACGTACAGCTCGGCCCACATCGGGAACTGATCGACCTCCGGCAGATTCTCCACCCCCGCCGCCAACACCCCCTTCGTCCCCAGGAGTTCGTCCAGAAGCTCGGCCAGGTCCGGCTTCAGGGTGCGTCTTCCCTGCTCGATCGACGCGATCGTCTCCTCGTCGACCCTCAGCCGGTCCCCGAGCGCCCGTTGCGTGAAGCCCGCCGCACGGCGAGCCGTGCCGAGCTGAACGCCCAGCATCCTCATGGCCGAGAGGTTCTTCTTCCGCTGCGGCTTCCTGGAGTTCATGCCGGTCCCACTCCCCACGCCCGCCCGTACGCCACCCCGTGCGAACCCGTACAAAAAATCTGTACGGGTTCACTCACTGATCCACGCTAGTGACTCTCCGCGACGCTCGCCTCGTGAACGTGGAAAATCAACCCCCGTACCAGCGCGACCAGTTCTACGGCCGCAGCCGCCGCTCCGTGCCCGCGGCCAGACGCTTCGTCGCGTGGTCGCTGACCTACTGGGGGCTCGCCGGGTGGGAGCGGGCCGACGACGTGTTGCTGTGCGTGAGCGAGCTGGCGACCAACGCGGTCACGCACGGGGTGCCGCCAGGGCGCGGGTTCCTGCTTCGGGTGCGCTACGACGGTGACGTCGTCCGCGTCGAGGTGCACGACAGCGGGTCCGGCGTGCCGCGGGTCGCGGACGAGGCCGATGAGGGCGGCCGCGGGCTGCTGCTGGTGTCGGCGCTCGCGGACAAGTGGGGCGTGGGGGAGCGCAGCCCCGGCAAGGCGGTGTGGTGCGAGTTCGCGGGCCTCGCCGACGGACTTGCCGGCGGACTTGCCGGGCACCCCCGCGAACTCCACGATGAAGGAGGGGGTCGAGAAAACCTCCCGGTGAGGCGCCCGTCGTGACGATGGTGGGACTGTTCTGGATCACTCCGGAGGCGGTGTACGTGGGTTCCCCGCCCGCCGTCGACGGGCACTGTGTCCTGCTGACCACCGAGGGCGTGGAGGCCGAGTACCTCGACGGCTCCCGGACGTGGGCGTGGGGCGACGTGCGCTCCGCGGTCGTCGTGGACGTGCCCGGCCGGCGGCTGGGGTCGGCCCTGGAGGCCCGGGTCAGGCAGGACGAGGACCCGCCCCGGATGACCCTGCGGCTGGAGACCCCGTACGGGACCGAGGAGCTTCCGGTGTTCTCGGCGGCGGGCGGGTACGGCCAGGAGGAGACCGCGCTGTCCGAGGCCCTGCTGGCCCGGTTCGTCGCCGGGACGGCGGATCCGCGGACGCTCGTGGAATGGGGCCGTGAGCACCGTCTGGAGCACCCGCCGAAGGAGCGGGTGCGGGAGGATTTGCTGCGGGGGTGGGTGGAGGCGTGACGTCAGGCATCCGGGGGCGTAGGGCGCGGCGCGCACCTGGAGGTTCGGTTCTGTTCGGTACGACGACGGCCCCGGCGGAACGGTCGTAACCGTCCCGCCGGGGCCGTCGAGGTGCGGCTCCCGAGCGGTCAGAGGCGCTCGGGCGTCCTGATGCCCAGCAGGGCCATGCCCTGGTGCAGCGTGCGGGCCGTGATGTCACACAGGAACAGGCGATTCTCGACCTGCTCCGGCGTCTCGGCCTTCAGCACCGGGCACTTGTCGTAGAAGGAGGTGTAGAGGGAGGCGAGCTGGTAGAGGTACGCGGCCAGCTTGTGCGGGGCGTACTCCGCGGCGGCCTCGGCGACGACCTCCGCGAAGGAGTCGACGTGCAGGCCCAGCGCCCGCTCCGCGTCCGACAGTTCCAGCTCCGGGTGGGCCGCCGGGCGGACCTCGCCGGCCTTGCGGAGGATGGACCGGATACGGGCGTAGGCGTACTGGAGGTAGACGGACGTGTCGCCGTTGAGCGAGACCATCTGGTCCAGGTCGAACTTGTAGTCCCGGTTCGCCGACGTCGACAGGTCCGCGTACTTCACCGCGCCGATGCCCACCTGGGCGCCACGCTCGGCGATCTCCTCTTCGGAGAGGTCCTGCGCCTTCTCGCGCACGACCGCCGACGCCCGCTCGACGGCCTCGTCGAGCAGGTCGACCAGCCGGACCGTCTCGCCCTCACGGGTCTTGAACGGCTTGCCGTCCTTGCCGAGGACCGTGCCGAAGGCCAGCTGGTGCGCGTGCACGTCGTCGTTCAGCCAGCCGGCCCGGCGGGCGGTCTCGAAGACCATCCTGAAGTGCAGGGACTGACGGGCGTCCACGACGTAGACGATGCTGGTCGCCTTCAGGTTGAAGACGCGGTCGCGGATGGCCGACAGGTCGGTGGCCGCGTAGCCGAAGCCGCCGTCGGACTTCTGGACGATCAGCGGGACCGGGTTGCCGTCCGGGCCCTTGATGTCGTCGAAGAAGACGCACAGCGCGCCCTCGGAGCGGACCGCGACGCCCGACTCCTCCAGCAGACGGCAGGTCTCCTGGAGCATGTCGTTGTAGCCGGACTCGCCGACCACGTCGGGGTCCTGGATCTCCATGTCCAGCTTGTCGAAGACCGAGTAGAAGTAGATCTTCGACTCGTCGACGAACTTCTGCCACATGGCCAGCGTCTCGGGGTCGCCCGCCTGGAGGTCGACCACCCGGCGCCGGGCGCGGGTCTTGAACTCCTCGTCGGAGTCGAAGAGCGCGCGCGAGGCCTTGTAGAGCCGGTTCAGGTTCGACATCGCCTCCTCGCCGGAGGCCTGGAGGTCGTCGCCCGCCTTGTGGTCCAGCTCGTGCGGGTGCTCGATCAGGTACTGGATGAGCATGCCGAACTGGGTGCCCCAGTCGCCGATGTGGTGCCGGCGGACCACGTTCTCGCCGGTGAACTCCAGCAGCTGCACGACCGAGTCGCCGATGACCGCCGAGCGCAGGTGGCCGACGTGCATCTCCTTGGCGACGTTCGGCTGGGCGTAGTCGATCACCGACGTGCCGGGCCGCTCGGCGAGCGGGACGCCGAGGCGGACCGGGTCGGCGTAGCGCGCGGCCAGGTTCTCGGTGATGGCCTTGTCGGCGATCGTGATGTTGAGGAAGCCGGGACCGGAGACCTCGACGGCCTTGATCACGTCACCGGTGGTGATCCGGTCGACGACCTGCGCCGCCAGCTCACGGGGATTCGCCTTGGCCTTCTTGGCCAGCGCCAGGATCCCGTTGGCCTGGAAGTCGGCCCGGTCGCTTCGTCGCAGCAGCGGGTCGACGCCGTCGGCCTCCGGGAGGGAGGAAGCGAGGGCGTCGGAGAGGCGCTGGTTGACGAGATCGGTGAGGGACGTGACCGGGGCCATGGAGTGGGAGCCGTTCTCCTCGTGGGGATGGATAGACACGGTCAGTCTCTCACGGGTGGTAAAGGGGTTTTCGTGAATAGGGCCGCGCCTGGGAGAATGGAGCGGTCACTCTCAGAACTCTCAGAAATAGAGGACGTGCCGATCGTGGCTCAGAGCACCGAAACCACCGACTGGGTCTCCCGTTTCGCGGATGAGGTCATCGCCGAGTCGGAGCGTCGGGCCCCGGGCAAACCGGTCGTCGTCGCCTCCGGACTCTCCCCCTCCGGCCCCATCCACCTGGGCAACCTCCGCGAGGTCATGACCCCGCACCTCGTCGCCGACGAGATCCGGCGCCGCGGGTACCAGGTGCGCCACCTGATCTCCTGGGACGACTACGACCGGTACCGCAAGGTCCCGGCCGGCATCGCCGGGGTCGACGAGTCCTGGGCCGAGCACATCGGCAAGCCGCTGACCTCCGTTCCGGCGCCGAAGGGCTCGGCGTACCCGAACTGGGCCGAGCACTTCAAGGCCGCCATGGTCGCCTCGCTCGCCGAGCTGGGCGTCGAGTTCGACGGGATCAGCCAGACCGCGCAGTACACCTCCGGTGTCTACCGCGAGCAGGTCCTGCACGCCATGAAGCACCGCGGTGACATCGACGCGGTCCTCGCCCAGTACCGGACCAAGCAGAAGCCCGCCAAGAAGCAGCAGCAGAAGGCGGTCGACGAGGCCGAGCTGGAGGCCGAGGAGGGCTCGGGCGCGGCCGCCGAGGACGACGGCAGCTCCGGCGTCGCCGGTTACTTCCCGTACAAGCCGTACTGCGGCACCTGCGAGAAGGACCTCACCACGGTGACGTCGTACGACGACGACACCACCGAGCT includes the following:
- the hemC gene encoding hydroxymethylbilane synthase, with protein sequence MSTTREPLRLGTRRSKLAMAQSGQVADAVSRVTGRPVELVEITTYGDTSRENLAQIGGTGVFVTALRDALLRGEIDFAVHSLKDLPTTQPEDLVLAAIPVREDPRDVIVARDALKFTDLPRGARIGTGSPRRMAQLNAYARSHGLDIETVPIRGNVDTRIGYVRDGVLDAVVLAAAGLNRIGRIDEVTDFLSADTVLPAPGQGALAIECAADNADLIAALGELDDPRTRVAVTAERSLLAALEAGCSAPVGALADLLTDGPTNVKEMRLRGVVGTTDGSRLVQLSTTGPVPTTHEGAGALGRELAAEMLAQGAAGLMGEQAQ
- a CDS encoding uroporphyrinogen-III synthase, which gives rise to MSPTTLPAGLEHGHVTFLGAGPGDPGLLTLRAVEALGHADVLVAEHEVLDVVRVHARQGVAVVRTDMDASAASSDTRPGAGTPQPAVIDGASTTAEAPAVRDPSHLVMEAARGGRRVVRAVSGDPGLDACAAEEMLACAAAGVPFEVVPGIATAVGVPAYAGMPLRDANGADVRFVDARTATPRIWTEVGASDGTVVVSTSLDSVAAAAGELVAAGRKPDTPLAVTVAGTTTRQRTWSATLGTIAQTLKQAKVLPSPDGGRPVIAVVGERSAAPRREQLSWFESKPLFGWRVLVPRTKEQAASLSDQLRSYGAVPHEVPTIAVEPPRTPQQMERAVKGLVTGRYEWIAFTSVNAVKAVREKFEEYGLDARAFAGIKVAAVGEQTAAALIAFGVKPDLVPSGEQSAAGLLDDWPPYDPVFDPIDRVFLPRADIATETLVAGLIELGWEVDDVTAYRTVRASPPPAETREAIKGGGFDAVLFTSSSTVRNLVGIAGKPHNVSVIACIGPATAKTAEEHGLRVDVMAPEPSVHKLAEALAEFGMKRRATALENGDPVTRPSERRPGARRRRTT
- the hemB gene encoding porphobilinogen synthase — protein: MTKYGSFPGSRPRRLRTTPAMRRMVAETRLNPADFILPAFIREGVSEPVPIGAMPGVVQHTRDSLKKAAAEAVAAGVSGIMLFGVPEESKKDALGTPGTDPDGILQVALRDVRAEVGDELLVMSDLCLDEVIDHGHCGVLDEQGRVDNDATLERYAEMAQVQADAGAHVVGPSGMMDGQIGVIRDALDQIGREDVAILAYTAKYSSAFYGPFREAVASSLKGDRKTYQQDPANLRESMRELALDLEEGADMVMVKPAGPYLDVLARVADAVDVPVAAYQISGEYSMIEAAAEKGWVDRDRAIMETLTGIKRAGARNILTYWATEVAQKLR
- a CDS encoding DUF805 domain-containing protein, with the translated sequence MSWFLEALKKYAVFSGRARRKEYWMFTLFAIIIYIALIVIARVAEAPLLMVLILGLFLPSLAVSVRRLHDTGRTGWWMLIGFVPLGGIVLLVFDCLDSEPGDNKYGPNPKGAAAFGYDANPKAPGDLA
- a CDS encoding DUF397 domain-containing protein, encoding MSPALEWFKSSYSSDEGGACVEVALTPRTIHVRDSKNPADSGPTLQFSPEAWARFLPGDREF
- a CDS encoding ATP-binding protein, with amino-acid sequence MNVENQPPYQRDQFYGRSRRSVPAARRFVAWSLTYWGLAGWERADDVLLCVSELATNAVTHGVPPGRGFLLRVRYDGDVVRVEVHDSGSGVPRVADEADEGGRGLLLVSALADKWGVGERSPGKAVWCEFAGLADGLAGGLAGHPRELHDEGGGRENLPVRRPS
- the argS gene encoding arginine--tRNA ligase; this translates as MAPVTSLTDLVNQRLSDALASSLPEADGVDPLLRRSDRADFQANGILALAKKAKANPRELAAQVVDRITTGDVIKAVEVSGPGFLNITIADKAITENLAARYADPVRLGVPLAERPGTSVIDYAQPNVAKEMHVGHLRSAVIGDSVVQLLEFTGENVVRRHHIGDWGTQFGMLIQYLIEHPHELDHKAGDDLQASGEEAMSNLNRLYKASRALFDSDEEFKTRARRRVVDLQAGDPETLAMWQKFVDESKIYFYSVFDKLDMEIQDPDVVGESGYNDMLQETCRLLEESGVAVRSEGALCVFFDDIKGPDGNPVPLIVQKSDGGFGYAATDLSAIRDRVFNLKATSIVYVVDARQSLHFRMVFETARRAGWLNDDVHAHQLAFGTVLGKDGKPFKTREGETVRLVDLLDEAVERASAVVREKAQDLSEEEIAERGAQVGIGAVKYADLSTSANRDYKFDLDQMVSLNGDTSVYLQYAYARIRSILRKAGEVRPAAHPELELSDAERALGLHVDSFAEVVAEAAAEYAPHKLAAYLYQLASLYTSFYDKCPVLKAETPEQVENRLFLCDITARTLHQGMALLGIRTPERL